AGATGAAATCTTGATTATTTTGTGCTGCAGAGGTTTTTCTAATATCTTGAGTTAGTGTATTTTGAATAGGAAAATCGGGTAAATGTTTTTCATGATTCTGCATTTCTACGATAAATTTATTTTTAATTCCTCTCGCCCATTTACCTGAAAAGGATCGAGTTAAAACAGGCTGGTCTTCGTTCGCATTAAGAATGGCTTCTTTATGTACTTTATTCGCTCCGCTTTCCATACAAGTCAAGAAAGCCGTACCCATTTGTACTCCTTTCGCTCCTAAGCAAATAGCAGCCATTAGCCCTCTCCCATCCATAATTCCTCCAGCAGCAACAACAGGAATGCTGACATTGTCTACCACCTGTGGAATTAATGACATTAAACCAATCAAACTTTCTTGTGAACAATTAATAAAGTTCCCACGATGCCCGCCTGCTTCACTGCCTTGAACAACCACCATATCCATTCCTGCTTTTTGATTTTCAATTGCTTCTGTAACAGTTGTAGCAGTTCCCATCAGAATAATGTTTGATTGCTTTAATTCAGCTATCACTTCTCTTGAAGGAATGCCAAATGTAAAAGTACAAATAGGAACCTTTTCTTCCATTATAACTTTAATTTGATCAATAAATTTTTCAAAAACATCTTTAAAATTAGGAAGTTCAACTTGATCTTTTTGATGCAAATTTAATTGCTGACGGATGGGGTTTAAGAATTGGTTAGCCGATTCAAGTTCATTCTTTGTAACTTCAAATTCATTAGGAACAAATAGATTAATACCAAACGGCTTAGAAGTTAACTGCTTTATCTCCCTAATTTGTTCCCGTATTTGGTCAGCGCTCATATACCCTGCTCCAATCATTCCTAGCCCACCAGAATTTGATACCTCCGCTACTAATCTTGAAGTTGTTACACCGCCAGCCATAGGAGCTTGTATAATCGGATATTTAATTTTCAGAAGTTCTGTCATTTCATGATTTAACATCATTACACACCTCGTATTTCATTTTTACTTACTGATTATTTTCCCTTCAGATTTCCTCTCATACTCAATCCCATTTAAACGCAATTCCTCTCCAATTAAAAAAGAAAAGATTGCTTCTTCAAATCAAAACCTCCAATAAATGTTTATATTTAAAGCATATCTCTTTTCTGGTATATTGAATAATACATAATATTGATATTCCCAATCTGTATTTTAGATGACAAAAATGGAGGTGAGTATGCTTCCTTCAAGTGTCATTGCAAAACATATTAAAGATGGAACACTTAGACAGCATTCAATACCGAATCATGATGGAAAAATCAAAACAATGTTTATATATCGAAAAGAAAAGGATAGACCAACGTCTTTATTAAAATTTATTGATATGTTAAGTTATTAGTCTGATTGTCAGAGTTAATAAAAGAAAAAGAATGATAATATAGAAGAAATTAATCGAAGAGAAGAGTGAAAGTAATGAGAATTGGTTTTTTTGATTCTGGTATAGGTGGAATGACTGTACTTCATCAAGCATTGAAGTATTTACCTAATGAAGATTACATATTTTATGCCGATACCTTAAACATTCCATATGGTGAAAAATCAAAAGAAGAAGTAAGGGATTATATATTTCAAGCTGTTGACTTTATGGTTAATCAAGGAATTAAAGCATTAGTCATCGCTTGTAATACTGCTACCAGTATCGCAGTGGATGACCTTCGCCAAAAGTATAATTTTCCTATTTTGGGTATTGAACCAGCCGTAAAACCTGCTGTTCAAAGCTGTGAGGGAAAAAGAAAAAAGGTATTAGTGTTTGCAACTAATTTGACTCTCAGAGAGGAAAAGTTTCATAACCTTGTGAAAAGTATAGACCATCATGATATTGTTGAAAGTGTAGCTCTTCCTGGTCTTGTCCAATTCGCTGAGAATTTGGAATTTAGAGAAGAGAAAGTTGTACCCTATTTAAAAGAAACACTAGGTTCCTTTGATTTACAGCAGTACGGAACAGTTGTTCTTGGATGCACCCATTTCCCTTATTTCGAAAATAGTATAAAGGAATTATTTCCTGAAGAAGTTGACATTATTTCCGGAAGCATTGGAACTGCCAAAAACTTAAAACGAATTCTCGAAGCAAGGAATCAAATGAATGATGGGACAGGAGAAATTATATATTATAAATCTGGTTATAAAGTTGAAGATAAAGAAACATTATCTAGTTATAAAAACTTGTTAGTAATGTTAGACGAACTTCAGCTATGTCACCTAAACCTTAAATGATAAACACTCCAAAAACGTTGCTTATATTTAAAATGGTTAAGTATTCCAAATAAAGAAACTCGCCAATTTAGGCGAGTTTTGTTTTTTATATGCCAAGGTCAAAACACAGCAAGGATTTTTTGAAAAGAACATTCAAATGGACCCCTTTACAACTCATAGACCTCTTTAAGCCAACACTATTTATCTATTAATCTTAAAACTTGAAAGATCAAA
Above is a genomic segment from Neobacillus endophyticus containing:
- a CDS encoding NAD(P)H-dependent flavin oxidoreductase; amino-acid sequence: MLNHEMTELLKIKYPIIQAPMAGGVTTSRLVAEVSNSGGLGMIGAGYMSADQIREQIREIKQLTSKPFGINLFVPNEFEVTKNELESANQFLNPIRQQLNLHQKDQVELPNFKDVFEKFIDQIKVIMEEKVPICTFTFGIPSREVIAELKQSNIILMGTATTVTEAIENQKAGMDMVVVQGSEAGGHRGNFINCSQESLIGLMSLIPQVVDNVSIPVVAAGGIMDGRGLMAAICLGAKGVQMGTAFLTCMESGANKVHKEAILNANEDQPVLTRSFSGKWARGIKNKFIVEMQNHEKHLPDFPIQNTLTQDIRKTSAAQNNQDFISLWSGQSPRLAKNQTVELLIKNIMAEAKKLGFIEAK
- the murI gene encoding glutamate racemase; the protein is MRIGFFDSGIGGMTVLHQALKYLPNEDYIFYADTLNIPYGEKSKEEVRDYIFQAVDFMVNQGIKALVIACNTATSIAVDDLRQKYNFPILGIEPAVKPAVQSCEGKRKKVLVFATNLTLREEKFHNLVKSIDHHDIVESVALPGLVQFAENLEFREEKVVPYLKETLGSFDLQQYGTVVLGCTHFPYFENSIKELFPEEVDIISGSIGTAKNLKRILEARNQMNDGTGEIIYYKSGYKVEDKETLSSYKNLLVMLDELQLCHLNLK